From Cyclobacteriaceae bacterium, a single genomic window includes:
- the rpsA gene encoding 30S ribosomal protein S1: MDVKTAEVELENDELAAFKAAKRAEEEEGISRVVRDVTARKSASANTVSLEGFDWDTFERRGFGEGYNTKDRDSMLKLYSGTVATVNNSEVVKGTVVGINNRDVILNIGFKSDGLVPLAEFKDMSNLKIGDQVDLFIEERENAMGQLVLSRRKAKLVKGWEYVQTALDKDEIIEGFVKRRTKGGLIVDVFGIEAFLPGSQIDVKPIRDFDIYVNKNIEVKVVKINYTNDNVVVSHKVLIEKDLEQQKAAILTNLDKGQVLEGVIKNMTNFGVFIDLGGVDGLLHITDISWGRIAHPEEMLKLDQTVKVVVLDFDHEKKRISLGMKQLTPHPWESLPADIQVGSKVKGKIVNVADYGAFLELQPGVEGLIHVSEMSWSQHLRNPQDFIKVGDAIEAVVLTIDRAERKMSLGIKQLTEDPWTRQDVLTKYAVGTTHKGIVRNLTNFGLFLELEEGIDGLVHVSDLSWTKKVKHPSEFVKVGDSLEVKVLELDGTNRRLALSHKHLEENPWDTFESIFAVGTVHKGTIVNKNDKGMVVELQYGIEGFCSTKNLGKEDNGKVEIGETLDFKVLEFSKEDRRITLSHRAMWSAEEEKAAAPAAAAKQTKKAEPKGKTIANINQQSEKSTLGDLEALSALKEKMSAGKSASADDKAE; encoded by the coding sequence ATGGACGTGAAAACAGCGGAAGTTGAGCTCGAGAACGATGAGCTTGCCGCTTTCAAAGCAGCAAAACGTGCTGAAGAAGAAGAGGGTATCAGCCGCGTAGTACGCGATGTTACCGCTCGCAAGAGTGCATCTGCAAACACAGTATCATTGGAAGGTTTCGACTGGGATACTTTTGAGCGCAGAGGTTTTGGTGAAGGTTACAACACTAAAGACCGCGACAGCATGTTGAAGCTTTACTCTGGCACCGTTGCCACTGTAAACAACAGCGAAGTAGTAAAAGGAACTGTCGTAGGTATCAACAACCGCGACGTGATTTTGAATATCGGATTCAAGTCAGATGGTCTTGTGCCATTGGCTGAGTTTAAAGACATGTCGAATCTTAAGATCGGCGACCAGGTAGACTTATTCATCGAAGAGCGTGAAAACGCGATGGGACAATTAGTTCTGTCACGCAGAAAAGCGAAGCTGGTGAAGGGCTGGGAATATGTACAGACAGCATTGGATAAGGATGAGATCATCGAAGGTTTTGTAAAACGCAGAACAAAGGGTGGTTTGATCGTCGATGTATTTGGAATCGAGGCATTCTTGCCAGGATCCCAGATCGATGTGAAGCCTATCCGTGACTTCGATATCTATGTTAACAAGAACATTGAAGTGAAGGTTGTGAAGATCAACTACACGAACGATAACGTTGTGGTATCTCACAAGGTGTTGATCGAGAAGGATCTTGAGCAACAGAAGGCAGCGATCCTTACAAACCTTGACAAGGGTCAGGTGTTGGAAGGTGTGATCAAGAACATGACCAACTTCGGTGTATTCATCGATCTTGGAGGTGTTGACGGATTGCTCCACATCACTGACATTTCATGGGGACGTATTGCGCATCCGGAAGAGATGCTTAAGCTTGACCAGACCGTTAAGGTGGTTGTGCTTGATTTCGATCATGAGAAGAAACGTATCTCTTTAGGTATGAAGCAGCTTACGCCTCATCCTTGGGAGTCACTTCCAGCCGACATTCAGGTTGGCTCAAAGGTGAAGGGCAAGATCGTGAATGTTGCCGATTACGGTGCGTTCCTCGAATTGCAGCCTGGCGTTGAAGGCTTGATTCACGTAAGTGAAATGAGCTGGTCACAGCACTTGAGAAATCCTCAGGATTTCATCAAGGTTGGAGATGCTATCGAAGCAGTTGTATTAACGATCGACCGTGCAGAGCGCAAGATGTCATTAGGCATCAAGCAATTGACAGAAGATCCTTGGACAAGACAGGATGTGCTTACTAAGTATGCAGTAGGTACTACACATAAGGGAATCGTTCGCAACCTTACCAACTTCGGATTATTCCTTGAGTTGGAAGAAGGTATCGACGGATTGGTACACGTATCAGATCTAAGCTGGACGAAGAAGGTGAAACACCCTTCAGAGTTTGTGAAGGTAGGAGACAGCCTTGAAGTGAAGGTATTGGAATTGGATGGAACCAACCGCAGACTGGCATTGAGCCACAAGCATTTGGAAGAGAATCCTTGGGATACATTTGAGTCGATCTTTGCTGTGGGCACTGTTCACAAGGGAACGATCGTCAACAAGAACGACAAGGGAATGGTAGTTGAGTTGCAATATGGAATCGAAGGATTCTGTTCTACGAAGAATCTTGGCAAGGAAGACAATGGCAAGGTTGAGATCGGAGAGACCCTTGATTTCAAGGTATTGGAATTCAGCAAGGAAGACAGACGCATTACATTGAGTCATCGCGCGATGTGGTCAGCAGAAGAAGAGAAAGCAGCAGCGCCGGCAGCGGCAGCGAAGCAGACTAAGAAAGCTGAGCCAAAGGGCAAGACGATCGCTAACATCAACCAGCAGAGTGAAAAATCTACGTTGGGAGATCTGGAAGCGTTGAGTGCGTTGAAAGAGAAGATGTCCGCTGGAAAGTCAGCTTCTGCTGACGACAAGGCAGAATAA
- a CDS encoding TolC family protein, producing MKRTLLFLAIIGTITLNVERSEAQVKVLTFQDAVKIASQNSVLLNQQKNNLELSQFQKVQSIAGIGPNVNLNGSASQYNGNSFNQNTGTVVNGIRDNVSGSISANINLFSGFNRINQVRQFHNALDAQSYFVKRTAQDVINTVATQYLNVMLDVELLKIAKENHIALEKQLQQVKEQVALGARSPVDEYNQDALTKAAELRMVQAEINLNNDKTLLTQTLLIDPMELYDVEKPNWDLNQLGYDTLDIERLAEEAKINRGDYLRAVKSEAAARYGTAAARGYLAPSLIAFGSYGSSYNYQHGVSDSVTNTYYSPVVIANPATPSGYSIAEISENRREANQQRPRSFDEQFRTNNAYKQYGLQLTIPLFNGLQNRANVKQQKVLYENAQLTRKNLEYQIKNDVIRTVRNYDGSRKAYLISVDQEKAAALALELETERYNLGVTSFVEFTNANRVYVQALTDKAQAEYKLVFQRIAIEYAIGTLKPEDLE from the coding sequence ATGAAGCGGACGTTACTTTTCCTGGCCATCATAGGCACGATCACATTGAATGTTGAAAGATCTGAAGCGCAGGTCAAGGTGCTCACTTTTCAGGATGCTGTAAAAATTGCAAGCCAGAACAGTGTATTGCTCAATCAGCAAAAGAACAACCTTGAGCTGAGTCAGTTTCAAAAAGTACAAAGTATTGCGGGTATCGGACCGAACGTAAACCTGAACGGTTCTGCCTCCCAATACAATGGTAACTCGTTCAATCAGAATACCGGTACGGTTGTCAATGGTATTCGTGACAACGTCAGCGGATCCATCAGCGCGAACATTAATTTGTTCAGTGGATTCAACCGCATCAACCAGGTAAGACAGTTTCACAATGCCCTGGATGCACAATCCTATTTTGTAAAACGTACTGCACAGGATGTTATCAATACCGTAGCAACACAATACTTGAATGTGATGCTGGATGTAGAGCTTTTGAAGATTGCCAAAGAGAATCACATTGCATTGGAAAAGCAGTTGCAACAGGTGAAAGAACAGGTTGCATTGGGTGCCCGCTCTCCGGTGGATGAATACAATCAGGATGCTCTTACCAAAGCTGCGGAGTTGAGAATGGTGCAGGCAGAGATCAATCTTAACAATGACAAGACCTTATTGACGCAGACACTTCTGATTGATCCGATGGAATTGTATGACGTTGAGAAACCAAACTGGGATCTCAATCAGCTTGGATATGACACCCTTGACATTGAAAGACTTGCTGAAGAGGCAAAGATCAATCGCGGGGATTATCTCCGCGCTGTGAAGAGTGAAGCAGCAGCACGTTATGGTACTGCGGCAGCAAGAGGATATCTGGCGCCGTCATTGATTGCCTTTGGCAGCTATGGATCTTCTTACAACTATCAGCACGGAGTTTCTGATTCTGTTACCAACACATATTATTCACCGGTGGTGATTGCAAATCCTGCAACACCTTCAGGTTATTCAATTGCTGAGATCAGCGAGAACAGGAGAGAAGCGAATCAGCAGAGACCACGTTCCTTTGATGAGCAGTTCCGCACCAACAATGCCTACAAGCAATACGGTTTGCAGTTGACAATACCATTGTTCAATGGTCTGCAGAACAGAGCCAATGTAAAACAGCAGAAAGTGCTTTATGAAAATGCCCAGCTGACCCGCAAGAATCTGGAGTATCAGATCAAGAATGATGTGATCCGCACCGTCCGCAACTATGATGGATCGCGCAAAGCATATCTCATCAGCGTGGATCAGGAGAAAGCGGCGGCACTTGCGTTGGAGCTTGAAACCGAGCGTTATAATCTTGGAGTGACGAGCTTTGTTGAATTCACGAATGCCAACAGAGTATATGTGCAGGCGCTGACTGACAAAGCGCAGGCAGAATACAAATTGGTGTTTCAGAGAATCGCGATTGAATACGCGATCGGAACGCTTAAGCCGGAAGATCTGGAATAG
- a CDS encoding ABC transporter ATP-binding protein encodes MIKLQNVDKYIDSRFQRTFILKSIDLEVKQGEFVTLMGPSGAGKSSLMNIIGMLDEPSAGEYYFFDEPVHKMKERQKSEMHKNYIGFIFQAYHLIDELTVYENIETPLLYKGVGASQRKSMVAELLDRFNMVAKKDLFPEQLSGGQQQLVGIARAIVGEPKLLLADEPTGNLHSDQGKHIMDIFQKLNEEGITIIQVTHSEENAKRGKRIVKVVDGTIESDILN; translated from the coding sequence ATGATCAAGCTTCAAAATGTTGACAAGTACATTGATTCACGCTTCCAGCGTACGTTCATTCTCAAGAGTATCGACCTCGAGGTTAAGCAAGGTGAATTCGTAACCCTCATGGGTCCCAGCGGGGCCGGAAAATCCTCGCTCATGAATATCATCGGGATGCTCGATGAACCTTCTGCCGGAGAGTATTACTTCTTCGATGAGCCTGTCCATAAAATGAAGGAACGCCAGAAGAGCGAAATGCATAAGAACTATATCGGATTCATCTTCCAGGCATATCACCTGATCGATGAGCTTACCGTATATGAAAACATTGAAACTCCGCTTCTATATAAAGGCGTTGGCGCAAGCCAGCGTAAGAGCATGGTAGCGGAATTGCTCGACCGGTTTAACATGGTTGCCAAGAAAGATCTTTTCCCTGAACAGCTCAGTGGAGGTCAACAGCAATTGGTGGGCATTGCCCGTGCTATTGTTGGTGAGCCAAAACTATTGCTGGCGGATGAGCCTACCGGAAATCTTCATTCCGATCAGGGTAAGCACATCATGGACATTTTTCAAAAGCTGAATGAAGAAGGTATCACCATTATTCAGGTAACACACTCTGAAGAAAATGCAAAGCGCGGCAAGCGCATTGTGAAGGTGGTTGACGGAACGATTGAGTCAGACATATTAAACTAA
- a CDS encoding OmpA family protein, whose translation MSAQAFTFHVSSLITRSAKLFIAITLIVSITSFAQDKQIRKSIFFDGGSAYIDEFQAADLAHWLDSIPNLLDKYEIQLISHTDNIGSRRSNQILSRMRSEAVFELLIQKDIPEKVIHIKDWGFENPVYENTTYKGLIMNRRVDVILHPVVF comes from the coding sequence ATGAGTGCTCAGGCTTTTACCTTTCATGTTTCCTCTCTCATCACACGTAGTGCGAAACTATTCATTGCCATTACTCTCATTGTCTCCATAACCTCCTTCGCACAGGACAAGCAGATACGAAAAAGCATTTTCTTTGATGGAGGCAGTGCTTACATCGATGAGTTCCAGGCGGCAGATCTTGCTCACTGGCTGGACTCCATTCCCAACTTATTGGACAAGTATGAGATACAGTTGATCAGTCACACCGACAACATCGGGAGCCGTCGCTCTAACCAGATCCTTTCCCGCATGCGAAGCGAAGCCGTATTCGAATTGCTGATCCAAAAAGATATTCCTGAAAAGGTGATTCACATCAAGGACTGGGGATTTGAGAATCCGGTCTATGAAAACACGACCTACAAGGGGTTGATCATGAACCGCAGGGTGGATGTGATCCTGCATCCTGTCGTCTTCTGA
- a CDS encoding histidine phosphatase family protein — protein MKKLIFVLLMLVSIGSFAQSPTTIILVRHAEKASEGGNDPELSDAGKQRAELLAKTLSKTKVTAIYSTPYKRTKNTVAPLATAKNLTIETYNPKPEELDALIQKNKGGTVVVAGHSNTTPSFVNYLTGNKGEYPNFDDADYGNIIIVTFVEKGKDVKVVWMSY, from the coding sequence ATGAAAAAATTAATATTTGTTCTGTTGATGCTCGTCAGCATTGGCAGCTTTGCACAATCTCCTACCACGATCATTCTCGTGCGTCATGCAGAGAAAGCAAGTGAAGGCGGCAATGATCCTGAGCTTTCAGATGCAGGCAAGCAACGCGCTGAACTTCTCGCGAAGACATTGAGCAAGACAAAGGTGACTGCGATCTATTCAACACCTTATAAGCGCACAAAGAATACGGTAGCGCCACTGGCAACCGCAAAAAATCTGACCATCGAAACCTACAATCCAAAGCCGGAAGAGCTGGATGCTTTGATTCAGAAAAATAAAGGCGGGACTGTTGTAGTAGCAGGACATTCCAACACTACACCTTCTTTCGTCAATTACCTTACCGGAAACAAAGGTGAGTATCCCAACTTCGACGATGCTGATTATGGAAACATCATCATCGTTACATTCGTTGAAAAGGGCAAGGATGTAAAGGTGGTGTGGATGAGTTATTAG
- a CDS encoding tetratricopeptide repeat protein, with the protein MNKRTSLIIIVLALFGSSVMGSPTDSLENALKTAQGDKKVKVMNELFRAYIYSDPVKAIGYSHEALTLATEINDQKGMAASLNNIGISYKNQGALDYALENYIKASNIYVEINNGEGIATTKNNIANIYLLKKDYSQALKYFQESHNGFIAMGEADRIVGSMNNLGNLHSELQLYDQAMTYYNEAWKLSEKSGLKFADPLSNIGNLYYRQNNFQRAVEFYERALKIVIAQNDKVSELALLANIGEVYTKGNQPAQAQKYLDQAEALAAEMNASFYLPQIWKSKASNYSKQGKMREAFDAMVKYDEAREKVYGEESSRRIAQMDVALELQEREKEVDALEADSRIKTLKLRNTQIVITTVVIAAVALLLVVNVVYMRKRMRAPRR; encoded by the coding sequence ATGAATAAACGCACCTCTCTTATCATTATAGTATTGGCTCTTTTCGGGTCCTCTGTCATGGGCTCTCCTACCGACAGCCTTGAAAATGCACTTAAAACTGCACAGGGTGATAAAAAGGTGAAGGTGATGAATGAGCTCTTCCGGGCGTATATCTATTCCGATCCCGTCAAGGCCATCGGCTATAGTCATGAGGCCCTTACGCTGGCAACAGAGATCAATGATCAGAAAGGGATGGCAGCATCTCTCAACAACATTGGAATATCCTACAAGAACCAGGGTGCGCTGGATTATGCTTTGGAGAATTACATCAAAGCTTCCAATATCTATGTGGAGATCAACAACGGAGAAGGTATCGCTACCACGAAGAACAACATTGCTAACATCTACCTCCTGAAGAAAGATTACAGTCAGGCATTGAAATACTTTCAGGAGTCACACAATGGATTTATTGCCATGGGTGAAGCCGACAGGATCGTTGGATCGATGAATAATCTTGGAAACCTCCACAGCGAACTGCAGCTCTATGATCAGGCGATGACCTATTACAATGAAGCCTGGAAGCTGAGTGAGAAGTCGGGATTGAAGTTTGCAGATCCGCTGAGCAACATCGGAAATCTTTATTATCGTCAGAATAACTTTCAGCGTGCTGTTGAATTTTATGAACGCGCATTGAAGATCGTTATCGCACAGAATGATAAAGTGAGTGAGCTGGCATTGCTTGCCAACATCGGTGAAGTCTATACAAAAGGTAATCAGCCTGCACAGGCGCAGAAGTACCTGGATCAGGCCGAGGCACTGGCAGCAGAGATGAATGCCTCATTCTACCTGCCCCAGATCTGGAAGAGCAAGGCTTCCAATTATTCGAAACAGGGAAAGATGAGAGAAGCTTTTGATGCGATGGTAAAGTATGATGAAGCCCGTGAGAAAGTTTACGGTGAAGAAAGCAGTCGCCGCATTGCACAAATGGATGTAGCCCTGGAATTACAGGAGCGTGAAAAGGAAGTAGATGCCCTTGAAGCTGACAGCAGGATCAAAACACTTAAACTTCGCAATACACAGATTGTGATCACCACCGTGGTGATTGCGGCAGTAGCGTTGCTGCTGGTAGTGAATGTGGTCTATATGAGGAAGAGAATGAGGGCACCGCGCCGATAA
- a CDS encoding HD domain-containing protein gives MSHSEARTILESMTQNVSLLRHMRTIELVMEAYAEKLGENKEEWALAGLLHDADYEPFPEEHPKVIVEKLRSMGEEKIAHAISAHYTKWGVSYDTILDKGLLACDELTGFVVACAQVRPEGISTLEPKSVIKKLKDKNFAAKVDREEVYKGVELFGVDLTEHIAFIIDVLKKNKEELGI, from the coding sequence ATCTCACATTCCGAAGCCCGTACCATTCTTGAATCCATGACTCAAAATGTGAGCCTGTTGCGTCACATGAGAACGATTGAACTCGTAATGGAAGCTTATGCTGAAAAGCTGGGAGAGAATAAGGAAGAATGGGCATTGGCGGGATTGCTGCATGACGCCGATTATGAGCCATTTCCGGAAGAGCATCCAAAGGTTATTGTTGAAAAGCTAAGGAGCATGGGTGAAGAAAAGATCGCTCATGCTATTTCAGCACATTACACAAAATGGGGCGTGTCATATGATACCATACTTGACAAGGGACTGCTGGCATGTGATGAGCTGACCGGATTTGTGGTGGCATGTGCACAAGTGAGACCGGAAGGAATTTCAACGCTGGAACCCAAGTCGGTGATCAAGAAACTGAAAGACAAGAACTTTGCGGCGAAGGTGGACCGGGAAGAGGTCTACAAGGGCGTTGAACTGTTTGGGGTGGATCTGACGGAGCATATCGCTTTCATCATTGACGTATTAAAGAAGAATAAAGAGGAATTAGGCATATAA
- a CDS encoding DUF255 domain-containing protein yields the protein MRKYLLIALTAISSVSFAQETHSSPVKWMTFEQAVEKSKTEKRKIFIDVYTDWCGWCKVMDKNTFSEAQVAKVLNEEFYPVKFNAEQTADIVFNGTTFKFIGEGNRGTHQLAMALLNNQLSYPTVVFLDEEFKMIQPLPGYQKAEDFHKIITFIGEDHYKTVKWADWPAMYKSPYQQPPAGNGSGH from the coding sequence ATGAGAAAGTACTTGCTCATAGCCCTGACGGCTATTTCTTCCGTCAGTTTTGCACAGGAAACGCATTCCAGTCCCGTAAAATGGATGACCTTTGAGCAGGCTGTAGAGAAATCAAAGACTGAAAAACGCAAGATTTTTATCGATGTATACACCGACTGGTGTGGCTGGTGCAAGGTGATGGACAAGAATACCTTTAGTGAAGCGCAGGTTGCCAAAGTCCTCAACGAAGAGTTCTACCCGGTGAAGTTCAATGCTGAACAAACTGCTGACATCGTTTTCAACGGAACCACTTTCAAATTTATAGGTGAAGGAAATCGCGGCACTCACCAGCTGGCGATGGCATTGCTCAACAATCAATTGTCATATCCAACAGTTGTGTTCCTGGATGAAGAATTCAAAATGATCCAGCCGCTTCCCGGCTATCAGAAGGCAGAAGACTTTCATAAGATCATCACCTTTATTGGTGAAGATCATTACAAGACAGTGAAGTGGGCCGACTGGCCAGCGATGTACAAGTCTCCTTACCAGCAACCTCCTGCAGGTAATGGATCAGGACACTAA
- a CDS encoding YkgJ family cysteine cluster protein, translating into MELPEKVQAVENVFKDLDAAISKFQSGSSLHCKFGCGKCCFKPDIEATILEFLPFAFYLHQQGTSEEWYEKLKSNDAPICLILNPTQGGTGLCSEYVYRGMICRLFGYSARTNKYGMHELVTCSIIKTEQAVAYNEAEKIIEDGGEVPVMSEYYMQLHSIDYLLTKDFYPINQAILKAIETVMHYYAYR; encoded by the coding sequence GTGGAATTACCCGAAAAAGTTCAGGCAGTCGAAAATGTATTCAAAGACCTCGATGCTGCGATCTCTAAATTCCAGTCAGGGTCAAGTCTTCATTGCAAGTTCGGTTGTGGTAAGTGTTGCTTCAAACCTGATATAGAAGCGACCATTCTCGAATTTCTTCCCTTTGCATTTTATCTGCATCAGCAGGGAACTTCAGAAGAGTGGTATGAAAAACTTAAATCCAATGATGCACCCATCTGCCTGATCTTAAATCCTACACAGGGTGGCACTGGTCTTTGTTCCGAGTATGTCTATCGCGGAATGATCTGCAGACTGTTCGGCTATTCGGCCCGTACCAATAAGTATGGAATGCATGAACTGGTAACGTGCTCCATCATCAAGACCGAACAGGCCGTTGCCTACAACGAGGCTGAAAAGATCATCGAAGACGGAGGGGAGGTTCCTGTCATGAGTGAATACTACATGCAGCTCCACAGCATCGACTATCTGCTCACAAAAGACTTTTATCCCATCAATCAGGCCATCCTAAAGGCCATCGAAACGGTAATGCACTATTACGCTTACCGGTAG
- a CDS encoding SRPBCC domain-containing protein → MSNFSINTSVTINAPVSEVWDAVTNPVQIKKYMFGTDTKSTWKVGEPIVFSGEWDGKPYEDKGIILAIEKEKLLKYNYWSNLSGTEDTPENYADITYEMEFKNGKTVFAVTQTGLKTEEAKAQSESNWGMLLGAVKEMLEKKD, encoded by the coding sequence ATGTCAAATTTCAGTATCAACACATCTGTTACCATCAACGCTCCAGTTTCTGAAGTATGGGATGCTGTCACCAATCCCGTGCAGATCAAAAAGTATATGTTCGGCACCGACACAAAATCCACCTGGAAAGTAGGAGAGCCGATTGTCTTCAGTGGAGAATGGGATGGGAAGCCGTATGAAGATAAAGGCATCATTCTCGCCATAGAGAAAGAGAAGCTTCTCAAGTATAACTACTGGAGCAACCTCTCCGGAACAGAAGACACCCCTGAGAATTATGCTGACATCACTTATGAGATGGAATTCAAAAACGGTAAAACGGTATTTGCTGTCACTCAGACAGGATTGAAAACAGAAGAAGCCAAAGCTCAGTCTGAGTCGAACTGGGGAATGCTGCTCGGTGCTGTTAAAGAGATGCTCGAAAAGAAAGATTAA
- a CDS encoding glutamine amidotransferase, translating to MKKTCYLFIFPGFSDWEASYATVGISLSDRYEVKTIAIQKTMVKSLGGMSVLPDYDFIPEVDLKDINSFNTGIVILPGGTAWEKGSNKEIEPLVRHCLENGIPVAAICGATVFLADHHWLNDRAHTSNDLGYLHAMSSSYRGHDFYLEKLSVRNGNLITANGTAPVEFAKDIFGVLGINNEESVKEWFQYFEKAVVQ from the coding sequence ATGAAAAAGACCTGCTACCTCTTCATCTTCCCCGGCTTCTCCGATTGGGAAGCATCGTACGCCACCGTTGGGATATCCCTGAGCGATCGCTATGAAGTAAAAACAATTGCCATTCAGAAAACAATGGTGAAGTCTCTGGGTGGAATGTCTGTCCTTCCTGATTATGATTTCATTCCTGAAGTAGACTTAAAAGATATAAACTCATTTAACACCGGCATCGTTATACTTCCGGGTGGCACTGCCTGGGAAAAAGGATCCAATAAGGAAATTGAACCGTTGGTAAGGCACTGTCTTGAGAACGGAATTCCGGTTGCTGCTATTTGTGGGGCAACAGTTTTCCTGGCCGACCACCATTGGCTGAACGATCGTGCACATACCAGCAACGACCTGGGATATCTTCATGCGATGTCTTCATCTTATCGTGGTCACGACTTCTATCTCGAAAAACTTTCTGTCAGAAATGGAAACCTCATCACCGCCAACGGCACTGCGCCTGTTGAGTTCGCTAAAGATATCTTCGGTGTCCTGGGAATCAACAACGAAGAATCGGTCAAAGAATGGTTTCAGTATTTCGAAAAAGCGGTTGTTCAATAA
- a CDS encoding aminotransferase class V-fold PLP-dependent enzyme, with protein MRESVTAKTRVIAFSHISNVSGIALPAKEICQLAKAKNILSVIDGAQSLGMMDLNLTEIGCDFYTASTHKWLMGPLENGIFFVKKENIARLWPNVLSAGWKDTTTTVDEKLCVLGQRNETSAFAIPETIDMHLTIGRKVIEARVRKVNGYLKERIQSRIPQATFASPLWEGASAGITIVGLPGKTPADINQKLYDTYGIAAAPAGGIRMSPHIYNTLADVDKVVEALAALAV; from the coding sequence ATTCGCGAAAGCGTCACAGCAAAAACAAGAGTCATTGCTTTCTCGCACATATCCAATGTCAGTGGAATAGCATTGCCGGCAAAAGAGATTTGTCAACTGGCAAAAGCTAAGAATATATTGTCTGTTATCGATGGTGCGCAATCATTGGGAATGATGGATTTGAATCTCACCGAGATCGGCTGTGATTTCTACACCGCAAGCACTCACAAATGGCTCATGGGCCCGCTTGAAAATGGAATTTTCTTTGTGAAAAAGGAAAACATCGCGCGACTCTGGCCAAATGTTCTCAGTGCAGGCTGGAAGGACACCACCACAACAGTAGATGAGAAACTCTGTGTGCTGGGTCAGCGCAATGAGACTTCGGCCTTTGCTATTCCCGAAACGATCGACATGCATCTTACCATCGGCAGGAAAGTCATTGAGGCAAGAGTAAGGAAGGTCAATGGTTATCTTAAGGAACGCATTCAATCCCGCATTCCCCAGGCCACCTTTGCTTCGCCACTTTGGGAAGGGGCCTCTGCCGGAATTACCATTGTTGGTCTGCCGGGAAAAACTCCCGCTGACATCAATCAAAAGCTTTACGACACCTATGGCATTGCTGCTGCTCCTGCCGGTGGAATCCGTATGTCACCGCACATTTATAACACCCTTGCTGACGTCGACAAGGTTGTGGAGGCGCTGGCTGCTCTGGCGGTCTGA
- a CDS encoding aminotransferase class V-fold PLP-dependent enzyme yields the protein MDQQSSNLNQRRKFLTQLLTGSMATLALPAFANDLSFASAESLSSPEDPSDERYWEMIKKQFMVPSNLIMFNAANLCPSPYYINDIVDTAMKGLEKDVSFQYRSQFAAKRAKSLEKMSQFLGVSKEEVGIVRNASEANTIIVQGLDLKSGDEIIIWDQNHASNGMAWEQQARRFGLVIKKISIPVQPKSVDELITPFAKASQQKQESLLSRTYPMSVE from the coding sequence ATGGATCAGCAGTCTTCGAATCTCAATCAAAGAAGAAAATTTCTCACACAACTGCTGACCGGGTCAATGGCAACCCTTGCGCTTCCTGCTTTCGCGAATGATCTTTCCTTCGCTTCCGCGGAATCACTATCATCACCAGAAGATCCTTCTGATGAACGTTACTGGGAAATGATCAAGAAGCAATTTATGGTTCCGTCGAACCTCATCATGTTCAATGCGGCGAATCTTTGTCCAAGCCCTTATTATATCAATGATATTGTAGATACCGCTATGAAAGGCCTGGAGAAAGATGTCTCCTTTCAATACAGAAGTCAGTTCGCTGCAAAGCGTGCAAAGTCATTGGAGAAGATGTCGCAATTCCTGGGGGTGTCAAAAGAGGAAGTGGGAATTGTGCGCAATGCTTCAGAAGCTAACACGATCATCGTTCAGGGTCTCGATCTTAAGTCAGGGGATGAGATCATCATCTGGGATCAGAACCACGCCTCCAACGGAATGGCATGGGAACAACAGGCCAGACGTTTTGGATTGGTGATAAAGAAGATATCCATTCCGGTGCAACCAAAATCTGTGGATGAGTTGATAACTCCATTCGCGAAAGCGTCACAGCAAAAACAAGAGTCATTGCTTTCTCGCACATATCCAATGTCAGTGGAATAG